A region from the Medicago truncatula cultivar Jemalong A17 chromosome 6, MtrunA17r5.0-ANR, whole genome shotgun sequence genome encodes:
- the LOC25497070 gene encoding uncharacterized protein codes for MYKRFMEKEHSLMVQEGIYREVSEMLKFPPPETESEGAAAKPPVKRNDMVALASGGYAEVLSFQEDRQHEGVEMKKLSDSLWKNKRMSLDDFLGNTEASIGTVVDARICRLL; via the exons ATGTATAAACGTTTTATGGAGAAGGAACATTCGCTTATGGTTCAGGAG GGTATCTACAGAGAAGTTTCAGAGATGTTGAAGTTCCCACCACCTGAAACTGAATCTGAAG GTGCTGCAGCTAAACCCCCggtaaagagaaatgatatggTGGCTCTTGCAAGTG GTGGATATGCAGAAGTACTAAGTTTCCAAGAAGATCGACAGCATGAAGGAGTAGAGATGAAGAAATTATCCGACTCTTTATGGAAAAACAAAAGGATGTCTCTGGATGATTTTCTAGGAAATACAGAAGCAAGTATAGGTACGGTTGTTGATGCTCGTATTTGCAGGCTTCTGTGA
- the LOC120575802 gene encoding uncharacterized protein, which translates to MSVLIRFANETRIVKYKVSSCGFDKECEKTAMFKKAKLIIWDEQRVKLLLTKSLLQITIFRIALKLSSRVSPVLVSLTSKPSPISFRSFYSGVVLHKSLAVVDVVRLSEYALTEARSEKSVGSYGIGFLVLKHCLTTELTEGNDPKHENSKGIALLAMSTLFCERGDYVDAIEKLNGVQELSNSWESELLHMKLRLDFI; encoded by the exons ATGTCAGTTTTAATTCGGTTTGCAAATGAGACGAGAATAGTGAAGTACAAAGTGTCAAGTTGTGGATTTGATAAAGAGTGCGAGAAAACTGCTATGTtcaaaaaagcaaaattaataatatggGATGAG CAAAGAGTCAAACTTTTGTTGACCAAATCCCTCCTTCAAATAACGATATTTCGCATAGCTTTAAAACTCTCATCAAGAGTCTCTCCAGTTCTTGTTTCTCTCACATCAAAACCCTCCCCCATTTCATTCAGATCATTCTACTCTGGTGTGGTGTTGCATAAAAGCTTAgctgttgttgatgttgttcgGTTGAGTGAATATGCTTTGACAGAAGCTAGGTCTGAAAAatcag TTGGATCGTATGGTATCGGTTTTTTGGTGTTGAAGCATTGTCTTACAACTGAGTTAACCGAAGGAAATGACCCAAAACATGAGAATTCCAAAGGAATTGCTTTGCTTGCTATGTCTACATTGTTCTGTGAAAG AGGAGATTATGTTGATGCAATTGAGAAGCTCAATGGTGTTCAAGAATTGAGTAATTCTTGGGAATCAGAG TTGCTGCATATGAAGCTCAGGCTGGACTTCATCTAG